One window from the genome of Sulfuricaulis sp. encodes:
- the aprB gene encoding adenylyl-sulfate reductase subunit beta, whose translation MPTFVYMTRCDGCGQCVDICPSDIMHIDKSLRRAYNIEPSMCWECYSCVKACPHHAIDVRGYADFAPLGHSVRVHRDEEKGTIAWRIKFRNGKKDMELLAPITTKPWGSAYPKFSEISAPSKEMRDGELLFNEPKYIRMDEGGLHTLESNGLSLKEGVYY comes from the coding sequence ATGCCAACATTCGTATATATGACTCGTTGCGATGGTTGCGGGCAGTGCGTAGATATCTGCCCGTCAGACATCATGCACATCGACAAATCACTTCGTCGCGCCTACAACATCGAGCCCAGCATGTGCTGGGAATGCTATTCCTGCGTAAAGGCCTGCCCGCACCACGCCATTGACGTGCGCGGCTATGCCGACTTCGCGCCACTGGGTCACTCGGTGCGTGTGCACCGCGATGAGGAAAAAGGCACGATCGCCTGGCGCATCAAGTTCCGTAACGGTAAAAAAGATATGGAGCTGTTGGCGCCTATCACGACAAAGCCGTGGGGTTCGGCCTATCCAAAATTTTCGGAGATATCTGCTCCAAGCAAGGAAATGCGCGACGGCGAACTATTGTTTAACGAGCCTAAGTATATCCGCATGGATGAAGGTGGTTTGCATACCCTGGAATCGAATGGCTTGTCACTTAAAGAAGGGGTGTACTACTAA